Part of the Faecalibacterium duncaniae genome, CAATATGGTCTCAATGAGAAGGTTGTGGTCAAGCAGAAGGACAACGGCGAAGTCGAGGCGAAAACCGTTATCGGCACTGCCCGCATTATAAGAGACACGCTTCCTAATGCGACCTACATTGGATTCACCGGAACACCGATCTCCACAAAAGACCGCAGTACACGAGAGGTCTTCGGTGATTACATCGACATCTATGATATGACACAGGCAGTTGAAGATGGCGCGACCAGACCCGTCTACTACGAGAGCCGTGTGATTCACCTGAAACTCGACGAGAACACCCTCCATCTGATCGATAATGAGTATGACATTATGGCTGACAACGCCGATCCGTATGTCATTGAAAAGAGCAAAAAGGAACTTGGTCAGATGGAAGCAATCCTCGGTGCCGACCAGACGATCAATTCCTTGGTAAATGACATTCTTGATCATTACGAGAATTACCGTGAGAATATCCTAACCGGCAAGGCGATGATCGTTGCTTATTCGCGTCCCATAGCAATGAAGATTTATAAGCGCATTCTTGAGCTACGCCCAGCGTGGACGGAAAAGATTGCAGTGGTCATGACGCAAGGCAATAACGATCCCGAAGAATGGCGTGAGATTATCGGCAACAAAGCTCATAAGGACGATATGGCGCGGAAATTCAAAGACAACAACTCTCCGCTGAAAATCGCCATCGTCGTGGATATGTGGCTGACCGGCTTTGATGTTCCCTCCCTCGCTACGATGTATGTCTATAAGCCGATGGCTGGACACAACCTGATGCAAGCTATCGCCCGCGTCAATCGTGTCTTCAAAGATAAAGAAGGCGGTTTGGTTGTCGATTACGTCGGTATTGCGGCTGCACTGAAACAGGCAATGAACGACTATACTGCCAGAGACAAGAAGAACTATGGTGATACAGATGTAAGCAAGGCTGCATATCCGAAGTTCCTTGAAAAGCTCTCTATTTGCAGAGATTTGTTCCACGGATTCAGTTATGAGAAATTCATGACCGGAAGCGACCTCGACAGGGCGAAGCTCATCAGCGGCGGAGTGAACTTCATACTCGGCAAGAGTGTTGCAGAGTACGAGCTTCCCGATCATGAGAAGACACAGAATGTGTTTCTCAAAGAAGCCCTGCTTCTCAAGCAGGCACTTTCGCTGTGCAGCAGCTTGGTAGACGAGCAAACTCGCATGGAGGCAGCTTTCTTCGAGTCCGTAAGAACAATGACCGTGCGCTTGGTTTCAGGCGGTACCGGAAAGAAGTTTACGCTTCCGGAAGTAAATGAGCGCATTAACGAGCTTTTGAAGCACAGCATCAAGAGCGAAGGTGTTATCAACCTCTTCTCCGATGTCCAGACTGAGTTTTCGTTGTTCGATCCGAAGTTTCTTGAAGAAGTGGCAAACATGAAGGAGAAGAATCTTGCAGTCGAACTCCTGAAAAAACTGATTTCCGAACAGGTCTCTGTTTACCGTCGAACAAATATTGTCAAGTCTGAAAAGTTCTCCGAAATCATTCAGAGCGCAATGAACCGCTATTTGAACGGAATGCTGACCAACGAGGAAGTCATTCAAGAATTACTCAAGCTGGCGAAAGACATTGCCGCTGCTGCCGCCGAGGGTGAAAAACTCGGATTGACAGCGGACGAGCTTGCTTTCTATGATGCCCTCACAAAGCCGCAAGCAATCAAGGACTTTTACGAGCATGACGAGCTTATTGCTATCACGAAAGA contains:
- a CDS encoding type I restriction endonuclease subunit R, which produces MAGYFTESNYENAVLQLLNEELGYNYIYGPDVERDYHSPLYEDVLLPSLQRINKSLPMDALTEAIYKLKNFETGTLLQKNMVFMDYLQNGVPVKYYDKGEERSTLVYLVDFKNPASNEFTVANQWTFIENSEKRPDVILFVNGLPLVIVELKSPSREETDASAAYRQLRNYMYEIPSMFIYNAVCVMSDLTTSKAGTITSGEDRFMEWKTTDGSYENTQHASFDTFFVGLFEKTRFLDIVKNFICFNVDGQNTFKILAGYHQYFAVKKAIESTKHATVTDGKGGVFWHTQGSGKSLSMVFYAHYLQEALESPTIVVITDRNDLDDQLYGQFARCKDFLRQTPQHAESRKNLKELLANRQANGIIFTTMQKFEESNEALSERRNIIVMADEAHRGQYGLNEKVVVKQKDNGEVEAKTVIGTARIIRDTLPNATYIGFTGTPISTKDRSTREVFGDYIDIYDMTQAVEDGATRPVYYESRVIHLKLDENTLHLIDNEYDIMADNADPYVIEKSKKELGQMEAILGADQTINSLVNDILDHYENYRENILTGKAMIVAYSRPIAMKIYKRILELRPAWTEKIAVVMTQGNNDPEEWREIIGNKAHKDDMARKFKDNNSPLKIAIVVDMWLTGFDVPSLATMYVYKPMAGHNLMQAIARVNRVFKDKEGGLVVDYVGIAAALKQAMNDYTARDKKNYGDTDVSKAAYPKFLEKLSICRDLFHGFSYEKFMTGSDLDRAKLISGGVNFILGKSVAEYELPDHEKTQNVFLKEALLLKQALSLCSSLVDEQTRMEAAFFESVRTMTVRLVSGGTGKKFTLPEVNERINELLKHSIKSEGVINLFSDVQTEFSLFDPKFLEEVANMKEKNLAVELLKKLISEQVSVYRRTNIVKSEKFSEIIQSAMNRYLNGMLTNEEVIQELLKLAKDIAAAAAEGEKLGLTADELAFYDALTKPQAIKDFYEHDELIAITKELTDLLRKNQTIDWQKKESARAGMRRLVKRLLKKHKYPPEGMDDAVQTVMSQCEMWTDNVMTA